One Neosynechococcus sphagnicola sy1 genomic region harbors:
- a CDS encoding L,D-transpeptidase gives MSVALAGVPTSLEAATPNGVNPVAVPPIPVTSVLPPTPEPADFNTNPKPVNVTHLEVKLSQRRVYVYQGDLVKTSFAIAVGRAGWKTPLGTYKVFNKYTNPAWKNPLTGEVMPPGSENPLGERWIGFWTNGRNQIGFHGTPKYNEHLIGQAVSHGCIRMRNQDVKVLFELVTEGTPVIVSP, from the coding sequence GTGAGTGTTGCCCTGGCTGGAGTTCCAACTTCCCTGGAAGCAGCCACGCCCAATGGGGTCAACCCAGTCGCCGTTCCCCCCATTCCTGTAACCTCAGTTCTGCCCCCAACTCCAGAACCTGCCGACTTCAACACCAACCCGAAACCAGTCAATGTCACCCACCTAGAGGTGAAGTTGAGCCAGCGTCGGGTCTATGTTTATCAGGGCGATCTCGTCAAAACCAGTTTTGCGATCGCCGTAGGGCGGGCAGGTTGGAAGACACCCCTGGGTACCTATAAAGTGTTCAATAAATACACCAACCCGGCTTGGAAGAATCCTCTTACAGGAGAAGTGATGCCTCCGGGTTCTGAGAATCCCTTGGGGGAGCGCTGGATCGGATTCTGGACTAATGGTCGCAACCAAATTGGTTTTCACGGCACCCCCAAATACAATGAACACCTGATTGGTCAGGCGGTCTCCCACGGCTGTATTCGCATGCGCAACCAAGATGTCAAAGTGTTATTTGAACTAGTCACCGAGGGCACTCCGGTGATTGTGAGTCCTTAG
- the arsS gene encoding arsenosugar biosynthesis radical SAM (seleno)protein ArsS (Some members of this family are selenoproteins.) has protein sequence MRITEGEGLDNSAVAWLNPEDLTVSINVEELAAIADKSEPTGFLTRYGMDNVMANVRVVTSGAAHNRDQDTKPPRLTSLQQRRSPLADPRQQIATLAALNLGTTATQGKFSQALANHGWASLTPAPLEIFQINVGKLCNMTCRHCHVDAGPDRKEVMSWETIQACLRALDQTAAHTVDITGGAPELNPHFRFLVDQCVDRGKQVIDRCNLTVLLLPGLEDLPTWLAARGVEIVCSLPHHRPRSTDAQRGDGTFAKSIEALRRLNTVGYGQGNSRQRLTLVSNPVGAFLSGNQGAMEREWQVSLQQHHGVSFDRLITLNNMPISRYLEWLEQSGNLQAYMERLVNAFNPGTVAGLMCRHTLSVSWDGRLFDCDFNQMLDLEMQLPQEPRPHIQDFDPSLLMQRQIVTQRHCFGCTAGSGSSCGGAIAS, from the coding sequence TTGAGAATTACCGAGGGCGAGGGACTGGACAATTCTGCTGTGGCCTGGTTAAATCCTGAGGATCTGACGGTCTCGATCAACGTCGAGGAACTAGCAGCGATCGCCGACAAATCTGAGCCAACAGGGTTCCTTACGAGGTATGGGATGGATAACGTCATGGCAAATGTTCGGGTTGTTACATCGGGGGCTGCCCATAACCGCGATCAAGACACGAAACCCCCACGCCTGACTTCTTTGCAACAACGGCGTTCTCCCTTAGCTGACCCCCGCCAACAAATCGCCACCCTAGCGGCGCTGAATCTCGGCACCACCGCCACTCAGGGTAAGTTCTCCCAAGCCCTGGCCAATCATGGTTGGGCCTCCCTGACCCCTGCCCCCCTGGAAATCTTTCAGATCAATGTTGGCAAGCTCTGCAACATGACCTGTCGCCACTGCCATGTGGATGCTGGCCCTGATCGCAAGGAGGTCATGAGTTGGGAAACCATTCAGGCCTGTTTACGAGCATTGGATCAAACCGCCGCCCACACCGTTGATATTACCGGGGGGGCTCCGGAACTCAATCCCCATTTTCGTTTCTTAGTAGACCAATGTGTCGATCGCGGCAAACAGGTGATCGATCGCTGCAATCTGACGGTGCTCTTGCTTCCGGGCCTGGAGGATTTACCGACGTGGTTGGCAGCCCGTGGAGTCGAGATTGTCTGTTCCCTGCCCCATCATCGCCCTCGCAGTACCGATGCCCAACGGGGGGATGGTACCTTTGCGAAATCCATCGAAGCCCTTCGTCGCCTCAACACCGTGGGCTATGGTCAGGGCAATTCCCGGCAGCGGCTGACCCTGGTGAGTAATCCGGTGGGGGCATTTTTGTCCGGGAATCAAGGAGCCATGGAACGGGAGTGGCAGGTGAGTTTGCAACAGCACCACGGGGTCAGCTTCGATCGCCTGATCACCCTCAACAATATGCCGATCTCCCGCTATTTAGAATGGCTGGAGCAATCTGGCAATCTTCAGGCTTACATGGAACGGTTGGTGAATGCCTTTAATCCCGGTACGGTGGCAGGACTGATGTGTCGCCATACCCTCTCTGTTTCCTGGGATGGCCGACTCTTTGATTGTGATTTCAACCAAATGCTCGATCTGGAGATGCAGTTACCCCAGGAACCCCGTCCCCACATCCAGGACTTTGACCCGTCACTGCTGATGCAACGGCAGATCGTGACCCAACGCCATTGTTTTGGGTGTACCGCTGGTTCTGGCAGTTCCTGTGGGGGGGCGATCGCCTCCTAG
- the lptC gene encoding LPS export ABC transporter periplasmic protein LptC, whose protein sequence is MIALLLGSTACGSRNFNDSPLTQDIPENPGGNLVFKEVVLEQADAQGHPLWLVRGKRAVYSQDQKVARIEQPNGELFQDGKIVYRFKALQGMVQQNGQQIFLKGEIVATAIKDGAVLRGNEAEWHPKKDLLMVRNHFTVTHPKMQGSAREGRMFSRARRMEMTGEVAATSKDPNLKLKTEHLIWLMAEQKVVGDRFIQVDQYKGTTLTDRATGYQSLVNQKTKTVLLQKNCQINPQRPTA, encoded by the coding sequence TTGATCGCACTACTTTTGGGATCAACGGCCTGTGGGAGTCGCAACTTTAATGACTCACCCCTGACCCAGGACATTCCAGAAAATCCCGGTGGCAATCTGGTGTTTAAAGAGGTGGTGCTGGAGCAGGCTGATGCTCAGGGGCATCCCCTCTGGCTAGTCAGGGGTAAGCGGGCTGTCTATAGTCAAGACCAGAAGGTAGCCCGGATTGAACAGCCTAACGGTGAGCTGTTCCAGGACGGGAAGATAGTCTATCGCTTCAAAGCACTCCAAGGAATGGTGCAGCAGAATGGGCAGCAGATTTTTCTCAAGGGGGAGATTGTTGCCACAGCGATTAAAGACGGGGCCGTTCTCAGGGGCAATGAGGCTGAGTGGCACCCCAAAAAGGATTTGTTAATGGTGCGCAATCACTTTACCGTGACCCATCCAAAGATGCAGGGGTCGGCACGGGAGGGGCGGATGTTTAGCCGTGCCCGCCGCATGGAAATGACCGGGGAGGTGGCAGCTACCTCGAAGGACCCAAATTTGAAGCTCAAAACTGAACATTTGATTTGGTTGATGGCGGAGCAAAAGGTTGTAGGCGATCGCTTCATTCAAGTTGACCAATATAAAGGCACCACCTTAACTGACCGAGCAACGGGCTACCAGTCCCTGGTGAATCAGAAAACTAAAACCGTGTTACTACAAAAAAACTGCCAAATTAATCCTCAAAGACCCACCGCTTGA
- a CDS encoding DUF427 domain-containing protein: MPKAIWNGAVLAQSDRCELVEGNYYFPPESLNRTYFKESQTHTTCGWKGVASYYTLEVDGKVNPDAAWYYPIPKEAAKNITGYIAFWKGVRVEPA, encoded by the coding sequence ATGCCCAAAGCAATCTGGAATGGCGCAGTTCTCGCCCAGAGCGATCGCTGCGAACTGGTGGAAGGGAACTACTACTTTCCCCCTGAATCCCTCAACCGCACCTATTTCAAAGAGAGTCAGACCCACACCACCTGCGGATGGAAGGGCGTTGCCAGTTATTACACCCTGGAGGTGGATGGCAAAGTCAACCCAGATGCAGCCTGGTACTACCCCATCCCCAAGGAAGCAGCTAAAAACATTACGGGTTATATTGCTTTCTGGAAAGGCGTGCGCGTCGAACCCGCTTGA
- a CDS encoding LPS export ABC transporter periplasmic protein LptC, producing the protein MPIQLLHRVDRVTVNANQGWMDIPKQIFYLTGAVQGIGQRNQALLTSNQLTWFIPTRDFIAEGDVFYQQQNPSFTSTGPTARGKFQDQRVMLSGGTSNVVTHIIPE; encoded by the coding sequence GTGCCGATTCAACTGTTGCATCGAGTGGATCGAGTCACCGTCAATGCCAACCAAGGGTGGATGGATATCCCCAAACAAATTTTCTATTTGACCGGGGCGGTGCAGGGCATTGGTCAACGCAATCAGGCGCTACTTACCAGTAATCAACTCACCTGGTTTATTCCCACCCGCGACTTCATCGCAGAGGGTGATGTTTTCTATCAACAGCAGAATCCCAGCTTTACCTCTACTGGGCCAACCGCACGGGGAAAATTCCAGGATCAACGTGTGATGCTCAGTGGTGGTACTAGTAACGTGGTCACCCATATTATTCCTGAGTAG
- a CDS encoding histidine phosphatase family protein, giving the protein MGGKILATRVILVRHGESTYNIEQRVQGHCDQSCLTDHGRKGAQQVGQALQGLALEVIYSSPLQRAQETADIIRSQIQSLPHPPDLHLTDQLKEIHLPLWEGMLFEEVKSQYPEEYRCWQQQPHNLCMQIPSVTGVTDFYPVPAVYDQARKFWLDVLPRHPGVTLLIVAHSGINRALINTAMGLPPDRYQRMNQSNCGISVLNFAGGLGDPVQLESLNLTAHLGDPLPKARPWQGKFPLRLLLVRHGETEWNRQTRFQGQIDVPLNDNGRVQAQQAAEFLKVIPLEAAFSSPMLRPKETAEIILQHHPALSLQLRDGLREISHGLWEGQLESEIEQSFPGQLQQWRDAPETVQMPEGENLQDVWDRAIAAWQVMVNELAAAAQDGSRTALVVAHDATNKVILCHILGVGPESFWSFRQGNGAVSVVDYPQGPQGVPVLQAMNITTHLAGGILDRTAAGAL; this is encoded by the coding sequence TTGGGAGGCAAAATTCTGGCTACTCGTGTGATTTTGGTGCGTCATGGTGAGAGTACTTACAACATTGAGCAACGGGTGCAAGGACACTGCGATCAATCGTGTCTCACCGATCACGGTCGCAAAGGGGCTCAGCAGGTTGGCCAGGCTTTGCAGGGGTTGGCGTTGGAGGTCATCTACTCCAGCCCCCTCCAACGGGCTCAGGAAACGGCAGACATTATTCGCAGCCAAATCCAGTCCTTGCCCCACCCTCCCGATCTGCACCTCACCGATCAACTGAAAGAAATTCATCTCCCCCTTTGGGAAGGAATGCTGTTTGAGGAGGTCAAATCCCAGTATCCAGAGGAGTACCGTTGTTGGCAGCAGCAACCCCACAACCTCTGTATGCAGATTCCTTCAGTCACAGGGGTTACCGACTTCTATCCGGTGCCAGCGGTCTATGACCAGGCTCGAAAGTTCTGGCTAGACGTTTTACCCCGCCATCCGGGAGTCACCCTGCTGATCGTGGCTCACAGCGGCATTAATCGGGCATTGATCAATACGGCAATGGGCTTGCCCCCCGATCGCTACCAGCGGATGAATCAATCTAACTGTGGGATCAGTGTGCTCAACTTTGCTGGGGGGCTGGGCGATCCCGTCCAACTGGAATCACTCAACTTGACCGCTCACCTGGGTGATCCCCTCCCCAAGGCTCGTCCATGGCAGGGGAAATTTCCCCTACGGTTATTGTTGGTACGTCATGGTGAAACCGAGTGGAATCGACAAACCCGGTTTCAAGGGCAGATTGATGTGCCCCTCAACGATAACGGACGAGTTCAGGCGCAGCAGGCGGCTGAGTTCTTGAAAGTCATTCCCCTTGAAGCTGCTTTCAGTAGCCCGATGCTCCGCCCCAAAGAAACCGCTGAGATTATTCTCCAGCACCATCCGGCTCTGTCCTTACAACTCCGGGATGGGTTGCGGGAAATCAGTCATGGACTCTGGGAAGGCCAGTTAGAGTCTGAAATTGAACAATCCTTTCCAGGGCAACTCCAGCAATGGCGAGATGCCCCTGAAACCGTGCAAATGCCAGAGGGTGAAAATCTGCAAGATGTCTGGGATCGGGCGATCGCCGCTTGGCAGGTTATGGTCAACGAATTGGCTGCCGCTGCCCAGGATGGCAGCCGGACAGCGCTGGTCGTTGCCCACGATGCCACGAACAAGGTGATTCTCTGTCACATCTTGGGAGTAGGGCCGGAATCCTTCTGGTCGTTTCGTCAGGGCAATGGAGCGGTGTCCGTGGTTGATTATCCCCAGGGCCCGCAAGGGGTGCCAGTGCTGCAAGCGATGAACATTACCACCCATTTAGCCGGGGGCATTCTCGATCGCACCGCTGCGGGAGCATTATAA
- the metG gene encoding methionine--tRNA ligase, protein MNSTDKKNSRFALTTPLYYVNDLPHIGSAYTTIAADVVARYQRLQGKSVLLITGTDEHGQKIQRTAESRGRSPQDHCDEIAAGFDILWQTLNIQYDRFSRTTDPRHHAIVQAFFQRVWDRGDIYLGQQQGWYCVACEEFKEERDLLTDHYCAIHPNRQAEWRDEVNYFFRLSKYQTQLEALYHTQPGFIQPQIRRNEVLNFVSQGLQDFSISRVNLDWGFPVPVDPGHTLYVWFDALLGYITALLEPDAEPTLENALSHWWPIQLHLIGKDILRFHAVYWPAMLMSAGLSLPERVFGHGFLTKDGQKMGKSLGNTLDPISLVKRYGADAIRYYFLKEIEFGRDGDFSETRFVHILNADLANDLGNLLNRTLRMTHKYCQGYVPALSGAEIDPTHPLKQLALPLGGQVAQAYEDLAFHQVCEAVLGLVRAGNKLIDEQAPWTLYKQGQQSALEIVLYTVLESVRLAAYLLSPIIPSTSSTIYQQLGFAVNFQDSVGLPGIAPFHHHATWGILPPRADFGGTKARISTVGIARVNEFSKRYCKRYCLDDFKALKLSHNKLRSKKHVESLR, encoded by the coding sequence ATGAATTCTACTGATAAAAAGAATTCTAGGTTTGCTTTAACAACACCGCTTTACTACGTCAACGACCTTCCCCATATCGGTAGTGCCTATACAACGATTGCAGCGGACGTTGTAGCACGGTATCAGCGCTTACAGGGAAAATCAGTGCTGCTGATTACGGGCACCGACGAACATGGGCAAAAAATTCAGCGCACCGCTGAAAGTCGAGGGCGATCTCCCCAGGATCACTGCGACGAAATCGCAGCGGGCTTTGATATCCTCTGGCAAACCCTAAACATTCAGTACGATCGCTTCAGTCGCACCACTGATCCCCGTCATCATGCCATTGTACAAGCGTTTTTTCAGCGCGTCTGGGATCGCGGCGATATCTACTTGGGTCAGCAGCAGGGCTGGTACTGTGTAGCCTGTGAAGAATTCAAAGAAGAACGTGATCTGCTCACGGATCATTACTGTGCCATTCATCCCAATCGTCAAGCTGAGTGGCGAGATGAGGTCAACTACTTCTTCCGTCTTTCTAAATATCAAACCCAATTGGAGGCTCTCTATCATACCCAACCTGGCTTTATTCAGCCGCAAATCCGTCGCAATGAAGTTTTGAATTTTGTCAGCCAAGGGTTACAGGATTTCTCGATTTCCCGTGTTAACCTCGATTGGGGATTTCCCGTTCCCGTTGATCCCGGTCATACCCTTTACGTCTGGTTTGATGCCCTACTGGGCTATATTACGGCTCTCCTTGAGCCTGATGCCGAACCTACTCTAGAGAATGCCCTCAGCCACTGGTGGCCGATTCAATTGCATTTAATTGGTAAAGATATTCTGCGATTTCATGCTGTTTACTGGCCAGCAATGCTAATGTCAGCTGGCTTATCCCTACCGGAACGGGTATTTGGACACGGATTTCTGACCAAAGATGGTCAGAAAATGGGCAAAAGTCTTGGGAATACCCTTGATCCAATTTCCTTGGTGAAGCGCTATGGAGCTGATGCCATTCGGTACTATTTCTTGAAGGAAATTGAATTTGGACGGGATGGTGACTTTAGCGAGACACGATTTGTCCACATCCTGAATGCTGATTTAGCAAACGACTTGGGTAATCTTTTGAACCGCACCCTGAGGATGACCCATAAATATTGCCAGGGCTACGTTCCAGCGTTGAGTGGTGCCGAGATTGATCCGACTCATCCCCTCAAACAACTGGCACTTCCCCTGGGAGGACAGGTCGCCCAAGCCTACGAAGATCTGGCATTCCATCAGGTTTGTGAAGCGGTTCTAGGACTGGTGCGCGCTGGCAACAAACTCATTGACGAACAAGCCCCCTGGACCCTGTACAAACAGGGGCAACAATCGGCGCTAGAAATTGTGCTGTATACGGTTTTAGAATCTGTACGCCTAGCTGCCTATCTTTTGTCTCCGATCATCCCCAGTACCAGCTCCACCATTTATCAACAGCTGGGATTTGCGGTCAATTTTCAGGATTCTGTCGGTTTGCCAGGGATAGCTCCGTTCCACCACCACGCCACCTGGGGAATTCTTCCCCCCCGGGCAGATTTTGGCGGAACCAAAGCCCGTATTTCAACGGTTGGAATTGCCAGAGTTAACGAGTTCTCTAAAAGATACTGCAAAAGATACTGCTTAGATGATTTCAAAGCACTTAAGCTTTCACATAATAAATTGAGGTCCAAAAAACATGTTGAATCACTTAGATAG
- the purB gene encoding adenylosuccinate lyase: MIERYTLPEMGDLWTDTYKLQTWLQVEIAVCEAQAELGTIPAAAVAEIKAKAKFDPQRILEIEAEIHHDVIAFLTNVNEYVGDAGRYIHLGLTSSDVLDTGLALQLVASVDVLLSQIEALTQAIRYQAQQHRHTIMIGRSHGIHAEPITFGFKLAGWLAEVLRHRDRLVHLRTQVAVGKISGAVGTYANIDPKVEAMTCQLLGLQPDTASTQVISRDRHAEYLQALALLAASIERFAVEIRNLQRTDVLEVEEFFAKGQKGSSAMPHKRNPIRSERLTGLARVIRGHAIAALENVALWHERDISHSSVERMILPDSSVLTHFMLVEMTDLVKHLLVYPQNMARNLNVYGGVVFSQRVMLTLVEKGIRREEAYSIVQSCAHTAWNQPDGNFRDLISKDARVAEKLSPAEVADCFDPQHHLRHLDEIYQRLNI; this comes from the coding sequence TTGATTGAGCGTTATACGTTGCCCGAGATGGGCGACCTCTGGACTGATACTTACAAATTACAGACATGGCTGCAAGTCGAAATCGCAGTTTGTGAGGCTCAGGCAGAGCTAGGGACGATTCCGGCGGCAGCGGTTGCTGAGATCAAAGCCAAAGCAAAGTTTGATCCGCAGCGGATTCTGGAAATTGAAGCCGAGATTCACCATGATGTGATTGCCTTTCTCACCAACGTCAATGAGTACGTCGGGGATGCAGGCCGCTACATTCATTTGGGTCTAACCAGCTCCGATGTCTTGGATACAGGGCTGGCATTGCAATTGGTTGCCAGCGTCGATGTGTTGCTGTCCCAGATCGAGGCCTTGACCCAGGCGATTCGCTATCAAGCCCAACAGCACCGTCACACGATCATGATTGGGCGTTCCCACGGCATTCATGCCGAGCCCATCACCTTTGGATTTAAGCTCGCTGGGTGGTTAGCAGAAGTGTTGCGTCACCGCGATCGCCTGGTACACCTACGAACCCAAGTTGCGGTCGGCAAAATTTCCGGGGCGGTGGGCACCTATGCCAATATTGATCCCAAGGTAGAGGCAATGACCTGCCAGTTGTTAGGGTTACAACCCGATACAGCATCTACCCAGGTGATTTCCCGCGATCGCCACGCTGAGTACTTACAAGCACTGGCCTTGCTCGCAGCTTCCATTGAGCGCTTTGCCGTTGAAATTCGCAACCTCCAACGCACCGATGTCCTAGAGGTGGAGGAGTTCTTCGCTAAGGGGCAGAAAGGCTCCTCGGCCATGCCCCACAAACGCAATCCCATTCGTTCTGAGCGGCTCACAGGTCTTGCACGGGTGATTCGGGGTCATGCGATCGCGGCTCTGGAAAATGTTGCCCTCTGGCATGAACGGGACATTTCCCATAGCTCGGTGGAGCGGATGATTTTACCCGATAGTTCTGTGTTAACCCACTTTATGTTGGTGGAAATGACGGACTTGGTGAAGCATCTGCTGGTCTATCCGCAAAATATGGCACGAAACCTCAACGTTTATGGAGGAGTGGTGTTCAGCCAGCGGGTGATGTTGACCTTGGTGGAAAAGGGCATCCGTCGGGAAGAGGCCTATAGCATTGTCCAGTCCTGTGCTCACACGGCCTGGAATCAGCCCGACGGTAACTTCCGTGATCTGATTTCTAAAGATGCGCGAGTTGCTGAGAAACTCTCCCCCGCAGAGGTCGCCGACTGTTTCGACCCCCAGCATCACCTCCGACACTTAGATGAGATCTATCAGCGATTAAATATCTAA
- a CDS encoding dihydrolipoamide acetyltransferase family protein: MIYEVFMPALSSTMTEGKIVSWTKAPGDKVEKGETVVIVESDKADMDVEAFYEGYLASIVVPAGAVAPVGMTIAYLAETIAEIATAQQQAQATTTPIAPPPPPPPAAAVASGNGTPQVPATPLRSGRPIISPRARKLAKELGVDLGTLTGSGPHGRIVAADVEAVSGEKTAMAIAPSVAAVAKAPTPIVAKTTPGILVPFTTLQAAVVRNMVASLEVPTFHVGYTITTDPLDQLYKQIKSKGVTMTVLLAKAVALTLQKHPLLSASYTPQGIQHSRAINIAVAVAMEDGGLITPVLQQADQVDIYALARNWKDLVARSRTKQLQPDEYNSGTFTLSNLGMFGVDRFDAILPPGQGAILAIGASRPQVVATKDGLMGVRSQMQVNLTCDHRVIYGADAAAFLQDLAKLIETNPPSLTL, translated from the coding sequence ATGATCTATGAAGTTTTCATGCCAGCCCTGAGTTCGACTATGACCGAGGGGAAAATTGTTTCCTGGACGAAGGCTCCCGGTGACAAGGTGGAGAAGGGCGAAACCGTGGTGATTGTCGAGTCTGATAAGGCTGACATGGATGTGGAGGCTTTCTATGAAGGCTATTTGGCATCCATTGTGGTTCCAGCTGGAGCGGTGGCTCCGGTGGGAATGACCATTGCCTATCTGGCAGAAACCATCGCCGAAATTGCCACCGCTCAGCAACAGGCTCAAGCCACAACCACCCCTATTGCACCGCCGCCGCCACCCCCCCCCGCCGCCGCTGTTGCCAGTGGCAATGGGACTCCCCAAGTCCCAGCCACACCACTCCGGAGTGGCCGCCCCATCATTTCCCCCCGCGCCCGCAAGTTGGCTAAGGAATTAGGCGTTGACCTCGGTACCCTGACTGGAAGCGGTCCCCATGGCAGAATTGTGGCGGCGGATGTAGAAGCTGTTTCCGGTGAAAAAACAGCGATGGCGATCGCTCCTTCTGTGGCAGCTGTGGCTAAAGCCCCAACCCCGATCGTCGCCAAAACCACCCCAGGGATTCTCGTCCCCTTCACAACACTGCAAGCTGCGGTGGTACGCAATATGGTTGCCAGTTTGGAAGTTCCCACCTTCCATGTGGGATACACCATCACCACCGATCCCCTTGATCAGCTGTATAAACAAATCAAATCCAAGGGGGTGACGATGACGGTGCTGCTGGCAAAGGCTGTTGCCCTGACCTTGCAGAAGCATCCGTTACTGAGTGCCAGCTACACTCCCCAGGGAATTCAGCACAGTCGTGCGATTAACATTGCCGTAGCGGTGGCCATGGAAGATGGGGGATTGATTACCCCGGTGCTCCAGCAGGCCGATCAGGTGGATATCTATGCCCTCGCTCGGAACTGGAAAGATTTGGTGGCCCGCTCCCGTACCAAGCAGTTGCAGCCCGATGAGTATAACTCCGGCACCTTTACCCTCTCAAATTTGGGGATGTTTGGGGTGGATCGATTTGATGCCATTTTACCCCCCGGTCAAGGGGCGATCTTGGCTATTGGAGCCTCCCGGCCTCAGGTGGTTGCCACCAAGGATGGATTGATGGGGGTGCGGAGCCAGATGCAGGTCAACCTCACCTGTGATCATCGAGTGATCTATGGGGCGGATGCTGCTGCGTTTCTGCAAGATTTGGCTAAACTGATCGAAACCAATCCCCCATCGTTGACCCTCTAA
- a CDS encoding YcjF family protein: MPPSRLLLLIVGLCVVLGLMIWLVGALQQFYWQISYYTNPFLANTLMFVLIVLLVVLIVAFVYYALLFQQPTRSKGRLAAARIPAAKAEAAEETLKAVRQQVNQIQDEVSRQVLLQRSQEIAASFARGEIQVVVFGTGSAGKTSLINALMGRMVGEVGAPMGTTAVGETYCLKLKGLAREILITDTPGILEAGTAGTEREQLARQLATEADLLIFVVNNDLQKSEYGSLRALAEIGKRSLLVLNKADLYPEIDREVILARLRERVRGAVPAMDVIAVTAKPQAVVLESGEVFQPDSEVMPLIRRMAAILRAEGEDLIADNILLQSQRLSEEARRLIDGQRRRLAEKAIERFQWIGAGVVAMTPLPVVDLLAAAAVNAQMVVEIGKIYGCELNIERGRELAVSLAKTLTSLGIVKGAVELLTAALQLSVGGFLVGRAIQGVSAAYLTRIAGKSFVEYFRHDQDWGDGGITEVVQRQFQLNRRDEFIKTFVQQAIARVVKPLTPEVEPPEKPNNRRNSL, from the coding sequence ATGCCTCCTTCCCGCCTGTTACTACTGATTGTTGGCCTCTGCGTTGTTCTAGGGCTGATGATCTGGTTGGTGGGGGCGTTACAACAGTTTTACTGGCAAATTTCCTACTACACCAACCCTTTTCTGGCAAACACGTTGATGTTTGTCTTAATTGTGTTGCTGGTGGTGTTGATTGTTGCTTTTGTCTACTATGCCCTGCTGTTTCAGCAACCGACTCGCAGTAAAGGTCGCCTTGCCGCTGCTCGGATTCCCGCCGCCAAAGCCGAAGCCGCAGAGGAAACCTTGAAAGCGGTGCGTCAGCAGGTAAATCAAATTCAGGATGAAGTGTCGCGGCAAGTGTTGCTCCAGCGATCGCAGGAAATTGCAGCCAGCTTTGCCCGTGGGGAGATTCAAGTGGTGGTATTTGGCACGGGTTCGGCGGGTAAAACCTCCCTGATCAATGCCCTGATGGGGCGGATGGTGGGGGAGGTGGGGGCACCGATGGGCACGACAGCAGTGGGGGAAACCTACTGCCTGAAACTCAAAGGCTTGGCGCGGGAGATTCTGATCACCGATACGCCGGGAATTTTAGAAGCGGGAACGGCAGGTACCGAGCGGGAGCAACTGGCGCGGCAACTGGCTACGGAAGCGGATCTGTTGATTTTTGTAGTGAATAATGATCTTCAAAAGTCAGAATATGGCTCCCTCCGGGCTTTAGCTGAAATTGGCAAGCGATCGCTGCTGGTGCTGAACAAAGCCGATCTGTACCCTGAAATTGATCGGGAGGTGATTCTGGCTCGCCTGCGAGAACGGGTTCGGGGGGCAGTACCGGCGATGGACGTGATTGCCGTCACCGCCAAGCCCCAAGCAGTTGTCTTAGAGAGTGGGGAAGTTTTTCAGCCCGACTCAGAGGTGATGCCGTTAATTCGGCGCATGGCAGCAATTCTGAGGGCAGAAGGCGAAGACCTGATTGCGGACAATATTTTGTTACAGTCCCAACGTCTCAGTGAAGAAGCCCGCCGCCTGATCGACGGTCAGCGCCGCCGTCTTGCCGAAAAAGCCATTGAACGATTTCAGTGGATTGGTGCTGGGGTAGTAGCCATGACCCCCTTACCTGTGGTGGATCTGTTGGCCGCCGCCGCTGTCAATGCCCAAATGGTGGTGGAAATTGGCAAAATTTATGGCTGTGAACTAAATATAGAACGGGGACGGGAATTAGCGGTTTCCCTCGCCAAAACCCTCACCAGCCTGGGTATTGTCAAAGGAGCTGTGGAGTTGTTAACGGCGGCGTTGCAATTAAGCGTGGGCGGCTTTTTGGTGGGTCGGGCGATTCAAGGGGTCAGTGCCGCCTACCTCACGCGCATTGCTGGGAAAAGCTTCGTGGAATATTTTCGCCACGACCAAGATTGGGGGGATGGCGGGATCACGGAAGTGGTACAGCGGCAGTTCCAACTGAATCGCCGGGATGAGTTTATCAAGACATTCGTTCAACAGGCGATCGCCCGCGTCGTCAAACCCTTAACCCCAGAGGTAGAACCACCTGAAAAACCCAACAACCGACGGAATTCCCTCTAA